In Amphiprion ocellaris isolate individual 3 ecotype Okinawa chromosome 3, ASM2253959v1, whole genome shotgun sequence, one genomic interval encodes:
- the tmem168b gene encoding transmembrane protein 168: protein MCRFLRYCVSHCLHAAMTRLEEVNGDVSMWSSVRWLGYLSSLNLLIALCLGLYARWERTAESTLLVIFVLALFVLGIASILYYYFSMERMSLSLLHLWFGFLLGLLCFLNNPALESDVKEQAANYLLLASVALRTLWALLERLFGCTRYRPAFLTSAERLELAGFATASTALLIQKSLSVMVLVVSLGTVMVALRMKALLALPNLVCFAVITAVLFFKSLNITTNPFALACFFSQLICDPLLDVYFSGLSVTERWQPFLVWRGIWRRLSLLPLLVVEVIFIVLAARKLTDLDQWYVMIPGFVVCGLFWAICHMVFVITVWGFHTKLSDCQRLCLSQGSEDNSLDKVMASKGMRHFCLISERLVLFTLVSTVAVAAFCWQASSSIFVSMFLLILPLESLFQGLFHELGSSLGGTCVGYAVVIPTNYCSPDGQPMLLPPGQVHELNRRSTGMLSNVQRFFAHHLIETFGCDYSTSGVTLEALQAKMKSFLELRTADGPRHDTYVIFYSGHTHRTGEWALAGGDTLRLDQILDWWREKNGSFCSRLIVVLDCDNSLPWVKEIRKVEGLYVAVQGATLARVTDVELQDPPQLGDFTCQWVEYNCNSNSDIQWSERGRAVSANYGISKHWSDYTLHLPTGSDVTNHWSMYFPRMTYPVVQLALWCGSLNLLWICGVCLRCLRRVKLNWFPPAILDTGQGFKLVRS, encoded by the exons ATGTGTCGCTTTCTACGCTACTGTGTCAGCCACTGCCTTCACGCAGCCATGACACGGCTGGAGGAGGTCAACGGGGATGTGAGCATGTGGTCGTCTGTCCGGTGGCTGGGCTACCTGTCCAGTCTGAACCTGCTCATCGCCCTCTGTCTGGGTCTGTATGCCCGGTGGGAGAGGACCGCAGAATCCACTcttctggtcatttttgttCTGGCCCTGTTTGTCCTCGGAATAGCCAGCATATTGTACTACTACTTCAGCATGGAGAGGATGAGCCTCAGCCTCCTGCACCTGTGGTTCGGCTTTCTGCTGGGTCTACTCTGTTTTCTCAACAATCCTGCCCTGGAGAGCGACGTCAAGGAGCAGGCGGCCAACTACCTGCTGCTGGCCAGTGTGGCTCTGAGGACGCTGTGGGCGCTGCTGGAACGGCTGTTCGGATGTACCCGGTACCGTCCCGCCTTCCTCACCTCGGCGGAACGGCTGGAGCTGGCGGGCTTCGCCACCGCCAGCACGGCGCTGCTCATCCAGAAGTCCCTGAGCGTGATGGTGCTGGTGGTGTCGCTGGGTACGGTGATGGTGGCCCTCAGGATGAAGGCCCTGCTGGCTCTCCCCAACCTGGTCTGCTTCGCTGTCATCACCGCCGTGCTGTTCTTTAAGTCCCTGAACATCACCACCAACCCGTTCGCCCTCGCCTGCTTCTTCAGCCAGCTCATCTGCGACCCCCTGCTGGACGTCTACTTCAGCGGACTCTCCGTGACCGAGCGCTGGCAGCCTTTCCTGGTGTGGAGGGGCATCTGGCGCCGCCTGTCCCTCCTGCCTCTGCTGGTGGTCGAGGTGATCTTCATCGTCCTGGCTGCTCGGAAGCTCACAGACCTGGACCAGTGGTACGTGATGATCCCAGGCTTTGTGGTGTGTGGGCTCTTCTGGGCCATCTGCCACATGGTGTTTGTCATTACTGTGTGGGGCTTCCACACCAAACTCAGCGACTGCCAGAGGTTGTGCTTGTCCCAGGGGTCAGAGGACaacagcctggacaaggtgatGGCCTCAAAGGGAATGAGACATTTCTGTCTCATCTCTGAACGCCTGGTGCTCTTCACGCTGGTGTCAACTGTTGCTGTGGCAGCTTTTTGTTGGCAG GCCTCCAGCAGTATTTTTGTGAGCATGTTCCTGCTCATTCTGCCTCTGGAGTCTCTTTTCCAAGGACTCTTCCATGAGCTCGGGAGCAGCCTGGGAGGAACCTGTGTGGGCTATGCAGTGGTCATCCCCACCAACTACTGCAG tcCTGATGGTCAGCCTATGCTGCTGCCTCCAGGCCAGGTGCATGAGCTGAACAGGCGCTCTACAGGTATGTTGAGCAACGTGCAACGTTTCTTCGCCCACCACCTGATTGAGACTTTTGGATGCGACTACTCCACCAGCGGGGTGACTCTAGAGGCTCTGCAGGCCAAGATGAAATCCTTCTTGGAGCTCCGCACAGCAGACGGTCCTCGCCACGACACCTACGTGATCTTCTACAGCGGCCACACACACCGGACAGGAGAGTGGGCGCTAGCAG GAGGAGACACTCTTCGTCTGGATCAGATCTTGGACTGGTGGAGGGAGAAAAATGGCAGCTTCTGTTCGCGCCTCATCGTGGTGCTCGACTGTGACAACTCGTTGCCGTGGGTGAAGGAGATCAGGAAGGTGGAGGGCCTGTATGTGGCAGTGCAGGGAGCAACGCTGGCCAGAGTGACGGATGTTGAGCTGCAGGACCCTCCACAGCTCGGagacttcacctgtcagtgggtgGAGTATAACTGTAACTCAAACAGCGACATCCAATGGTCAGAGAGGGGCAGGGCGGTTTCTGCCAACTATGGCATCTCCAAACACTGGAGCGACTACACGCTGCATCTGCCGACAGGAAGTGATGTGACCAATCACTGGAGCATGTACTTTCCACGGATGACCTACCCGGTGGTCCAGCTGGCGCTGTGGTGCGGCAGTCTGAACCTGCTGTGGATCTGTGGCGTCTGTCTGCGATGTTtgaggagagtcaaactcaacTGGTTCCCACCAGCCATACTGGACACTGGGCAAGGCTTTAAACTGGTCAGATCATAG